A genome region from Triticum aestivum cultivar Chinese Spring chromosome 2B, IWGSC CS RefSeq v2.1, whole genome shotgun sequence includes the following:
- the LOC123043754 gene encoding 60S ribosome subunit biogenesis protein NIP7 homolog → MRPLDEKETTMVFEKLFKFTGPNLKHLLERPSVEGPDPEPGRYCLRLHKNRVFYASESLVRRATAVSRTRLAGVGTPIGKFTHGGAFHLTVHALDLLAAHARRRIWLKPDTERSFLFGNSVPKSALARITENTKSGDGVVVMSMADVPLGFGVAARGAQDCRKADTNAVVVLHQSDAGEYLRKEEELM, encoded by the coding sequence atgcGGCCGCTCGACGAGAAGGAGACCACGATGGTCTTCGAGAAGCTGTTCAAGTTCACCGGCCCCAACCTGAAGCACCTCCTGGAGCGGCCCTCCGTGGAGGGCCCCGACCCGGAGCCCGGCCGCTACTGCCTCCGCCTCCACAAGAACCGCGTCTTCTACGCCTCCGAGTCGCTCGTCCGCCGCGCCACCGCCGTGTCCCGCACGCGCCTCGCCGGGGTCGGCACGCCCATCGGCAAGTTCACCCACGGCGGCGCCTTCCACCTCACCGTCCACGCGCTCGACCTCCTCGCCGCCCACGCGCGCCGCCGCATCTGGCTCAAGCCCGACACGGAGCGCTCGTTCCTCTTCGGCAACTCCGTGCCCAAGTCCGCGCTCGCGCGCATCACGGAGAACACCAAGTCCGGCGATGGCGTCGTCGTCATGTCCATGGCCGACGTGCCGCTCGGGTTCGGGGTCGCCGCCAGGGGCGCGCAGGACTGCAGGAAGGCCGACACCAACGCCGTGGTGGTGCTCCACCAGTCCGACGCCGGCGAGTACCTCCGCAAGGAGGAGGAGCTCATGTGA
- the LOC123043755 gene encoding photosystem I reaction center subunit N, chloroplastic, with protein sequence MAGVNTSVVGLKPAAAVPQSASPATAKRVQVAPPKDRRAALLGLAAVFAVTAASAGSARASVFDEYLEKSKLNKELNDKKRAATSGANFARAYTVQFGSCKFPYNFTGCQDLAKQKKVPFITDDLEIECEGKEKFKCGSNVFWKW encoded by the exons ATGGCCGGCGTGAACACCAGTGTGGTCGGCCTCAAGCCCGCCGCGGCGGTGCCGCAGTCCGCCTCGCCGGCGACGGCAAAGCGCGTGCAGGTCGCCCCGCCCAAGGACCGGCGGGCGGCGCTTCTCGGCCTGGCGGCCGtcttcgccgtcaccgccgcctccgccgggtCGGCCAGGGCAAGCGTCTTCGACGAGTACCTCGAGAAGAGCAAGCTCAACAAG GAGCTGAACGACAAGAAGAGGGCGGCGACGAGCGGCGCCAACTTCGCGCGCGCCTACACCGTCCAGTTCGGCAGCTGCAAGTTCCCCTACAACTTCACCGGCTGCCAGGACCTCGCCAAGCAGAAG AAAGTCCCGTTCATCACCGACGACCTCGAGATCGAGTGCGAGGGGAAGGAGAAGTTCAAGTGCGGATCCAACGTCTTCTGGAAATGGTGA